TTAAGATTACTGTACTTCATCTTCACCACTATTAAAACTATCACTCCTTTAAATAGCCCGCCTTGATCTACTATCCTTAAATTCTTCCTAACTATCATCACTTTGGCaatcatataataatatgaccctaaaattccaaaaatcaatttcaaaaaattcaTTAAACCTTCCTTTACATACATTATTCGCCGTGTATTCTGGCCACGTACATTACTATGATaatactatatagtatatatatatattagatatattactatatattatatttatattcgtATTCCCAAGGCGACCAGACTAACCTGACCAGATTGCGTTATCCCAGCGACCACTCTACGCTGCCAGCACAGCAACAATGTGGAATCCTGTCGTGATATAATAAGTGGTAACTAACTCCAAAGGATAAACATAAGCAAATCTCTATGCTCTAGGTAattctagctagctagctagcctAGGTATTACATGACAAAATGCATGTTGAgcctgcatgcatgcatgtttaaaataattaatccttcttaattaatttcggtcgattattaaaattttaaactaaaacgCAAGGCAACAAAAATAACACCTCGTTCGTTCCACCTCCTCCCtttataagtatataatatatccaACCAATTGTTCCTTCCGTTTCCCCGGCCCTCTTCTTCTTTTACGCTAGCTATCGCCTCCCCTACACACTAACCTtaactttcaaaataataattagctTCTATAtcaaaatcattaaaaaaaaaaaaaaaaaaaaaagagagagaaagagagcgagagGCTTAATATATAAAGTAATTTGTAGAGAGAGTCTGATCAGTTATGCCGAGTGCAGCAGCCACAAGTAGCCGTGCGAGGGAGGAGAGCGGGGTGCTGAAGCTGGTGCACCCTGGGGGGATCGTCGAGGTGCACCGCCGCCCGGTGGCGGCGTCCTACGTCATGGCACGGAACCCGCGGCACTTCGTGACGCGGCCCGACGTGTTCCGGTTCCCGTGGTTCGTGGTCCGGCCCGACTCCCTGCTGCGGCCCGGCCGCGTCTTCTTCATCGTCCCCTGCCACACCCTCTACCGCCTCCTGCGCAGCTCCAAGTCTCCGCCCCCCCGCCTGCTGCCCCCCACGCCACCGCCGTCGGCGACAGAGAAGGCCGATCCGGCGCCGCATGGGAATTGTAAGCTCAAGTCATGCCTGAAGAAGGGGAACTCCGCGAGATCGCTGGACGGCCGGAGAGTCCAGTTCGTGCTTCCCGAGACCGAGGATGAAGATTAAGGTGGCGGAGGCGAATTACGAGAGCGAAGATCCCCGCGAGGAGTCGTGGTGAGTTCTCAAGCTAGCTAGGTTGCATGTACAGTTTGCTTTCTCTCATAGCAATCTAAAATTAAACAGTTAAAGTGTGTGTGTAAGGGCGTCTATGAGCGTGCGAGGCGACCCGTCTCTCTAGATCTGTTGTACCAACGAGAACTAGCTAGTTTGTTTATACACTAGTTGAGATCTAGTGCGTTCCGTCTCGGCAATAATTAATTACAGCCtgtcttaatttctttttcttttttgctttttgggtGTCATCTAGCTAGCACAGAACTTTATTAATAAGATACATTAGGAATAATTTATGCTCATGTGCATTTAGAAATAGATgatatatattacaatatgaacaaggcctttttgcataaaaaattcacttattttgggcttttgcaaaaccggatcacctttttcgtttttgcagatttggtccgttttttcagcaaactgaccaaaatacccttattactttttctcttttctctttctctctcctcttcgtttctgtcgttcttttttttttttctcgccaaaaaaaaaggcggaccgtcgccttcttcttcaccgtcgcctccctcctcaccatccttcttcaccgtcgcctccctcctcaccctcctctccaccgcccacgaccccctcctcctctcctccgccgccgcggacgCCCAccccgatcccgtcgccgcggCGGCACGCCGCAACGGCCGGGTGAACGGGGGTCCGGGACTggatgcggagaagaagacaacggcgaagaagaagaagggaggcCGAGCGGCAGGGCGCAGGAGGGGAGGCGGAAGCGCAACGGCCGCCCGGCACCCAGCCACCAACGCGTGTTCTTCTCGTCCGGCGCCGCCTCTCCTCCTGCGCGCGCAGAAGCCGCGCGACCAGCACCTCTTGCCTTCTCCCACCGACGACGTCGAGACGCACGCGTcccgccgcggacccccagcccgatccgTCGCCCAGCGGCACGCGCCGCGGCGAACGGGTCggactgttttttattttaaacctGACCTTTTTAACAGATATTGTTATACTGGCTTTCCCTCCCTTGTGGCACTGTTTCCTCCTCCATGTTGCACCGTTCTCCCTCttaaaagaggagaaacagtgcaacaagaggagaagcagtgcaacaagaggagaagcagtataaatatctcttaaatgggtgcagtttaagataaatgggtgcagttttttttcattgttgcgccatttctcctcttgttatacctgtttttattttaaactacacatctttaacagatactttatactgcttctcctcttgttgcagcTGTTTCTCCTCCTCTTGCAGACTGTTTCTCCCTTGTTGACTGTTTCCTccctctttaaagaggagaaacagtgcaacaagagaagaaacaatgcaacaaaaggagaagcagtataaatatctcttaaatgggtgcagtttaagataatgggtgcagtttttttttcttgttgcaccatttctcctattgttatactgttttttattttacaactaCACATCTaaatagatatttatactgctttccctcttgttgcactgtttctcttcttgttggcacctgtttctcctcttaaaagagaagaaacagtgcaacaagagaaaaagtgAACAAGacggagaaacagtgcaacaagagagaagaagcagtataaatatctctaaaaTGGTgccagtttaagataaaaaatagtgtaacaagagaagaaatggtgcaacaagaggaaaaacggtggcaacaagaggagaaacagtacaactttcatttaaagagtgtaattttatcTTAGTAGCTgacagtttatatctgaaagaggcAATAAAAGAGAAACaatgtaaatatctttcaaagacTGTAATTTTTCCGTgttaaaagagtgtaattttcatccttaaaagctgcagtttacatctaaGTAGtgcactttaatttttttatagttaacgATACacatttcatcttcatcctttttttttatatattttttatcttattttttttctatttctttttttttgtcacctccCCCTGTCCAATAGCCACTGTGTCtcgtgacgacgccgctaaagacCCTCCACTcgccgaggctgcagcgccgcagtgatctcgacggtgtcggcgtcggtgtcggcgatagatgcatcgtcgtcggaggccagcagagaaggagggagaaggagagatgagaaagggcagggaagagcgagagagacgCCCGTCGTCGGACAACTGTGGAGGAGAgtcagaagaaaagaaaagaaaaatgtaaaaaaaaaaaaaaagttacagcCCCGACCTTGGGGGATCGAGGACGAGAaggtgggggcgccggcggccgacgccgctctgtcttcgccgctctcgtggaagagaaagaaaaaaaagaacgagagaaaaaagaaaagaaaaggtataagggcacctccgctccgtcttcgccgctctcgtggaaaaaaagaaaaaagaacgagagaaaaaaaagaggagagagaaagaggaaagaaaaaggtataagggtattttggtcagtttgctgaaaagcggaccgaatctgcaaaatcaaaaaaatggcccgattttgcaaaagcccaaaatagtggattttttatgcaaattggctatgaacaatgaaaaatattatatcattaaaaaaaattatagcaatATGCTcctgtgtttttcttttttctttttcttttgttttttgtgaGCTGGCTAGATGCGGCATCAGCACAAAAATTTAGCACAAAGGTCGATCTGGCGCACATCTCCAGCAGAATCAATCTAGACCGTGATACTACTGTGGCAACAAGCTCACGGGACTGCAAATATTCAGACTCTGCATTATTTAAGTGAGAAAAATAATGTTATCCCTATCCGAGGAATCGACCACAGGGCCATATATTACTAGatcattaaaaatattaaattggcAAGATGATAAATGCGCATAGATTGTTCAAAATACCAATCACTTCTGCCTCAGCAAAAAAGTAATCTACTAGTACCAAACAGATCAGAGCTCAAGCCCACAGATTGACAGAGATGCATGCATGTGCGCGAGCACCCCAAAAAACAATGAGAAACACTATGTGGCAGCGGTTCCCATGAAATTTTTTGCTATAATTTGGTTCAAAATGATGAATTTCCCAATCCGTGTTTGGCTCATTATAGATAGGAatcatagttaattaattcGTATTtgacaaaaattcggtacggattaaacaaaacaaataacttatattttaatctttaaattcgttgaaaattCACAACTTAAACAATGGATTCCCAATTATTCGGATTACgtaattatacaaaaataattttttcaccaatttaaaaattcggaatcaaaAATTCAGCTactaaattaaacttttttctaaatttatgcttagtttataaatttctaagaatataaaaaatagagagCTACAAAAAAAGcagattaagaaaaaaaaaaaaaaaaaaagaaatagcaaaGTTCATTGTTAtctccatttttttattttttcattgatCCATCATATATTCCGGAAGTCCTTAAAGGTTTtaataattcgcaaataatttgcgaataattcagcaataatttgtgaataatgGAGAAAGGGATTTTATCCAAAAGTTCTGTGCATTTTTTTGGCCAAATTGTTCAGCATATGCAAattaattattcgcgaataataaatGTAGCccaaaactttatattttattttgattttttgggaATAAATCACATATGGACTGTTTTATTTGGGTTTcaaaaattcgtgaataattcgcgaattaactaattatggTACCAACTagttgttagatgtatgccctaaaAGTCATTCAGGCTGGCACATGTAATCTttttacaatataaatttatatttaattttgaatattatgaataaatttaaatttttttcattcatgt
This DNA window, taken from Ananas comosus cultivar F153 linkage group 21, ASM154086v1, whole genome shotgun sequence, encodes the following:
- the LOC109726803 gene encoding uncharacterized protein LOC109726803; amino-acid sequence: MPSAAATSSRAREESGVLKLVHPGGIVEVHRRPVAASYVMARNPRHFVTRPDVFRFPWFVVRPDSLLRPGRVFFIVPCHTLYRLLRSSKSPPPRLLPPTPPPSATEKADPAPHGNCKLKSCLKKGNSARSLDGRRVQFVLPETEDED